Proteins encoded together in one Lathyrus oleraceus cultivar Zhongwan6 chromosome 5, CAAS_Psat_ZW6_1.0, whole genome shotgun sequence window:
- the LOC127078908 gene encoding uncharacterized protein LOC127078908: protein MGSERRKALPFKAKMPDIANILRLLNELLACFRVTLQGKFGQILDLLLVDVQTPAIIALTQFYNPPLRSFLFQDFQLTPTLEEFDRHLGFSMKGKTPYNRISQVPEVEKLALALHIPISDALANWKKRDNLFGFWREYLEEETERLFVIHHWDALANILSLLIYGLVLFPTHEGFIDSAAISVFWTVWKDKQSLVPPLIADTFHALHTRYQKKNVILICFLPFLYNWLISYVFKPNAHISEMSNGDWARTLVSLSSKDILWYRHKLNVEEIIVNCGSFPNVPLIGSKGCISYNPMLALR from the coding sequence ATGGGTTCAGAAAGAAGGAAAGCATTACCATTCAAAGCTAAAATGCCAGATATTGCCAACATATTAAGACTTTTGAATGAACTTCTCGCATGCTTTAGGGTTACTTTGCAAGGAAAGTTTGGCCAGATTTTGGATCTCCTCTTAGTAGATGTTCAAACACCAGCCATCATCGCTTTGACTCAGTTCTATAATCCTCCGCTTCGAAGCTTCTTATTCCAAGACTTTCAGTTGACTCCAACCTTGGAGGAATTTGACCGACACTTGGGATTTTCTATGAAAGGAAAGACACCGTATAATAGGATTAGTCAGGTACCTGAGGTAGAGAAGCTAGCCCTTGCACTCCACATCCCCATATCTGATGCATTGGCTAATTGGAAGAAAAGGGATAATCTCTTTGGTTTTTGGAGGGAATACCTAGAAGAAGAAACAGAAAGGCTGTTTGTGATACATCATTGGGATGCATTGGCAAATATATTATCTCTTCTCATATATGGGCTAGTATTGTTCCCAACCCATGAAGGTTTTATAGATTCTGCTGCCATAAGTGTCTTTTGGACCGTTTGGAAGGATAAACAAAGTTTGGTTCCTCCACTAATAGCCGACACTTTTCATGCTTTGCATACTCGATATCAAAAGAAGAACGTAATATTAATATGTTTCCTTCCATTCCTCTATAATTGGCTTATCTCATATGTGTTCAAGCCTAATGCTCACATCAGTGAAATGTCCAATGGGGATTGGGCAAGAACTCTGGTGTCTTTGTCTAGTAAGGATATCCTTTGGTACCGACACAAGCTGAATGTTGAAGAAATCATTGTCAATTGTGGTAGTTTCCCAAATGTACCACTAATAGGATCTAAAGGTTGCATCAGCTACAACCCCATGTTAGCTCTGCGATAG